The nucleotide window AGGAGAACGTCACCTACCGAGAGGAACTCGACGAGACCACGGGTCTCAAGCAGGGGGTGATCGTCGAGGCGCGCAACCGCAATCTCAATCCGCAGATTCTGGTGGTGGACGCCAAGGGGAAGGTGTTGGGGCGCTACCACATGCCGGTGCGGGCGTTCTTGCAAGTGCACGACGGACAGCAGGTCAAAGCGGGGCAAGTGCTGGCTAAGTTGCCGCGCGAGATTGCCAAGACGAGGGACATCACTGGCGGTTTGCCGCGGGTGGCCGAGCTCTTCGAAGCGCGGCGCCCCAAGGAGCCGGCGGTGGTGAGCGAAATCGATGGTATCGTCAGCTTTGGCGAAATCAAGCGTGGTGTGCGTAGAATCACGGTGACCTCCGAGGATGGGCACGACCAGCGCACCTACACGATCCCGTACGGAAAGCACGTGTTAGTGCACGAGGGGGACAGGGTGCGCGCGGGTGACAAGCTCTCTGAAGGCGCGGTGGCGCCGCACGATATTCTTGCCATCATGGGCGCCAACAAGGTGCAGGAGTACCTGCTCAACGAGATCCAGGAGGTCTATCGCCTCCAGGGCGTCCGCATCAATGACAAGCACATCGAGATCATTGTGCGCCAGATGCTGCAGAAGGTCCGCATCGGGGACCCTGGTGATACCGACTATCTGGAGGGTGACCAGGTTGACCGACTGACTTTCTTGCGGGAGAACGATCGGGTCAAAGAGCAGGTGGTTATCACCGCACCCGGCGACTCACATTGGCGTGCTGGGCAGCGGGTGAACATCAACGAGTTCAGGGAGGTCTGCGCGGCGCTGGAAAAGGACGGCAAGAAAGTACCGGAGGCGCGACCTGCCCAGCCCGCTACTTTTGAGCCGCTCCTGCTGGGTATCACAAAGGCCTCGCTGTCCACGGAAAGCTTCATCTCGGCCGCTTCGTTCCAAGAGACCACGAGGGTGCTGGCCGATGCTTCCGTGGAAGGGAAGGTCGATCGCCTGCTGGGCCTGAAGGAGAACGTGGTGATGGGCAACCTCATCCCCGCCGGAACGGGCCTGGCCCGATACCGTGACATTCGCGTATTCGCACCGAGTGAGGAGGCAGGGGAACAGGTAGCGGCGGAAGCTGCCGCCTCCGAATAGGAGTGACACTCAAGGCGCTTCAAAGCGAAAAAATAGTTGGATTTCGCGCGCCGTTTGTATATATTTGCCGTTCGCGGAAACAACAGAGAGGAGGAAGCTTGCCGACGATTAATCAGCTGGTGCGCCATGGGAGGCAGCGCTTGGTGGCCAAAAGCAAGGCACCAGCCCTGACGGGTTCCCCGCAGCGGCGAGGGGTTTGTACACGCGTCTACACGACGACGCCGAAAAAGCCCAACTCCGCCATGCGGAAAGTGGCCCGCGTGCGCTTGACCAACGGCTACGAGGTAACTGCCTACATCCCGGGTGAGGGGCACAACCTGCAGGAACACTCCATTGTTCTCATCAGGGGTGGGCGAGTGAAGGACCTCCCCGGAGTGCGTTACCACATCATTCGTGGGAAGTTCGACACGGGAGGCGTTAACGACCGCATGCAGGGTCGCTCCAAGTACGGGACCAAGCGCCCCAAGAAGTGACAGGCAAGCACGACGAACCGTGAGAGTGGAAGATGCCGAGGAGAAAGCGGCCTATTAAACGTGAGGTGCTCCCAGACCCGAAGTACCAGTCGGTGCTGGTCACCAAGTTCATCAATAGCATTATGAGGCGCGGCAAGAAGAGTCTGGCAGAGACCATCTTCTACCGTGCCATCGAGATCATCGAGAAGAAGACAGGGCAGAACGGCCTGGAGGTCTTTGAGAAGGCGGTGGAAAACGTCAAGCCGCTGTTGGAGGTCAAGTCCCGGCGGGTAGGCGGAGCAACCTACCAGGTGCCGGTGGAAGTACGACCGGAACGCCGGCAGAGCCTTGCCATCCGGTGGATCATCAGCAATGCGCGCGCCCGTTCCGAAAAGACCATGGCCGAAAAGTTGGCGGCAGAGTTGATCGCCGCTTCCAAGAACGAGGGTGCCTCTATCAAGAAGCGTGAGGATACCCACAAAATGGCGGAAGCCAACAAGGCATTTGCTCACTTCCGCTGGTAGGTTCATCCCAGGCCTCAGCCTGGAGTCAGAATAGTTCGCCCGCCCTTCAGCGGGTGTGCATAAGCTTGTGACAACCTCGAGTAGGACGCAGTAGCTAAAAGGGAATCGACAAAGTCTCTGGCGTGCCGTCGTCCTCCGAGCTCTTAGCGAGCGATTGAAAAAGTCGCTCCGGAATTGGTGGACTTTTTTCATGTCAACACGATACCCGATCGAAAAAATTCGCAACATCGGCATCATGGCGCACATCGATGCCGGTAAGACCACCACCACCGAGCGCATCTTGTTCTACACAGGCAAGGTGCATCGCATTGGAGAGGTGGACGATGGTGCTGCCACCATGGACTGGATGGAGCAGGAGAAGGAGCGAGGCATCACCATCACTGCCGCGTCGATAAGCTGCGAGTGGAGTGGTCATCGCATTAACATTATCGACACGCCCGGGCACGTGGACTTTACCGTAGAAGTGGAGCGGTCCTTGCGCGTGCTGGATGGGGCGGTGGCGCTCTTCTGTGCCGTGGGTGGCGTCGAGCCGCAGTCGGAGACGGTGTGGCGGCAGGCTGA belongs to candidate division KSB1 bacterium and includes:
- the rpsL gene encoding 30S ribosomal protein S12 produces the protein MPTINQLVRHGRQRLVAKSKAPALTGSPQRRGVCTRVYTTTPKKPNSAMRKVARVRLTNGYEVTAYIPGEGHNLQEHSIVLIRGGRVKDLPGVRYHIIRGKFDTGGVNDRMQGRSKYGTKRPKK
- the rpsG gene encoding 30S ribosomal protein S7: MPRRKRPIKREVLPDPKYQSVLVTKFINSIMRRGKKSLAETIFYRAIEIIEKKTGQNGLEVFEKAVENVKPLLEVKSRRVGGATYQVPVEVRPERRQSLAIRWIISNARARSEKTMAEKLAAELIAASKNEGASIKKREDTHKMAEANKAFAHFRW